In Amia ocellicauda isolate fAmiCal2 chromosome 5, fAmiCal2.hap1, whole genome shotgun sequence, a genomic segment contains:
- the LOC136749526 gene encoding DNA-directed RNA polymerase I subunit RPA34 has protein sequence MSARHKDISYLSSEGESDSDREPLPSAQPQQQTHAAHRITKFQCPADFISSPYKPCSGTSLKNLTNSKTEVWLIKAPANFNPESFAGTKIPLIGTETLKPKSSGGTQQVYNIFSTPKEQRDMCLLTSSGDSGKILCTPGFAGIINICETFGDCNANQAPKAIPASPPPRIPEGLKQRFQPFGSETPCGTGRKRCREDDPASSSASAKRLKTEPPGSPVLQEQGAIRKTKKKRKKEKRAEPEEMEADVDLAAAPEEPVLHEMTTERKKKKKTKKEKDQGGTEQSPWEKTEEESGMKEEEVEVKIEPLQSGWGDEEDVRRKKKKKKNNLKLEN, from the exons ATGTCTGCGAGGCATAAAGATATATCATATTTGAGCAGCGAGGGAGAATCGGACTCTGACAGAGAACCGCTGCCTTCTGCACAGCCACAACAACAAACCCATGCAGCAC ACAGGATCACGAAATTTCAGTGTCCTGCGGATTTCATTTCTTCTCCCTACAAACCCTGTAGTGGTACGAGCTTGAAGAACTTGACCAACAGCAAAACAGAAGTATGGCTGATCAAAGCGCCAGCCAACTTCAACCCAGAGAG ctttGCTGGCACCAAGATTCCCCTGATTGGCACTGAGACATTGAAACCGAAGAGCAGCGGTGGCACCCAGCAGGTGTACAACATCTTTAGCACCCCAAAAGAACAAAGGGATATGTGCTTGTTGACATCAAGTGGAGATTCAGGCAAGATTCTGTGCACCCCGGGGTTTGCAGGCATCATCAACATCTGTGAGACTTTTGGCGACTGTAACGCCAACCAGGCCCCCAAAGCTATACCAGCAAGCCCCCCTCCTCGAATCCCAGAAGGGCTGAAGCAGAGATTCCAACCGTTTGGCAGCGAAACCCCCTGCGGCACAGGCAGGAAGAGGTGTCGCGAGGACGATCCTGCTTCCTCGTCTGCATCAGCCAAGAGATTGAAAACTGAGCCACCTGGGTCCCCAGTCCTGCAGGAGCAGGGTGCCATTCGGAAGActaagaagaaaagaaagaaagaaaaacggGCTGAACCGGAGGAGATGGAAGCAGACGTGGACCTAGCGGCAGCGCCTGAGGAGCCGGTTCTACATGAGATGACAACagaaaggaagaagaaaaagaagacaaaGAAAGAGAAGGACCAAGGGGGGACAGAACAGAGCCCTTGGGAAAAGACAGAGGAGGAGTCTGGAATGAAGGAAGAGGAAGTGGAGGTCAAGATCGAGCCACTGCAGTCTGGCTGGGGGGATGAAGAGGATGTGAGaaggaaaaagaagaagaagaaaaataatttaaaactggAGAACTAA